One region of Bdellovibrio bacteriovorus genomic DNA includes:
- a CDS encoding helix-turn-helix domain-containing protein has translation MATESFSLCHDTLNSLFREKGLSQTAVAEKLHISTKTVQRWSNRTARRIRSELLTNLAALLEVPTEQLIKNSESFKMRPHNPLLEELLQDSYLQFVRVTDSWSSYLRMLRSFQSEELPSSQALGLFLQMGAATLHVGQMRASRFYLQKAHDLAVTLNDPRALTKCYILSAFREEQAGSLSVALLHLEKAQGFLKSTNSLSLEADFHFCYGRIHAHLRNFHMAKTAFRKCLLIAVKNKFMARAAVTYLELAHLQFKFGFYKQSYLSFQRTLKYAQKSGWAHGISVAKVGLNLVQSIKTKSHFPQLTKNLMFANTKVDVRLEDLLFQGAVLNGDMESANKMALARIKKSRTTPLHFAYAILDAQVLAEKNPSNYSFRESLLSKARDTLKRNGIPAN, from the coding sequence GTGGCTACCGAATCCTTTTCGCTCTGTCATGATACTCTCAACAGTCTCTTTCGAGAAAAAGGTCTGTCGCAAACAGCGGTAGCCGAAAAACTGCATATCTCCACAAAGACGGTTCAGCGCTGGTCAAACCGCACTGCTCGAAGAATTCGCTCTGAGCTGCTGACCAATCTTGCCGCGCTCCTCGAAGTTCCTACTGAACAGCTTATTAAAAATAGCGAAAGCTTTAAGATGCGCCCTCACAACCCTTTGCTTGAGGAGCTTTTACAAGATTCGTATTTGCAATTCGTTCGGGTTACCGACAGCTGGAGCAGCTACTTAAGAATGTTACGTTCATTTCAAAGTGAAGAACTTCCCAGCTCGCAAGCTTTAGGTCTTTTTTTGCAGATGGGTGCCGCAACTCTTCATGTCGGACAAATGCGGGCTAGCCGCTTCTATTTACAAAAAGCCCACGACCTTGCGGTGACTTTGAATGACCCACGGGCTCTGACAAAATGCTATATTTTGTCTGCCTTCCGAGAAGAACAGGCGGGCAGCTTAAGTGTCGCACTTTTACATCTCGAAAAAGCTCAAGGTTTTTTAAAATCCACGAATTCATTGTCTTTAGAGGCCGACTTTCATTTTTGTTATGGCCGGATCCATGCCCATCTTCGCAACTTTCACATGGCTAAAACGGCTTTTCGCAAATGCCTCTTGATCGCTGTAAAAAATAAATTCATGGCTCGCGCAGCCGTGACGTATTTAGAGCTGGCTCATTTGCAGTTTAAATTTGGCTTTTATAAACAATCTTACCTGTCATTTCAGCGTACGTTGAAATATGCACAGAAGAGCGGATGGGCGCACGGGATTTCCGTTGCAAAAGTCGGTTTGAATCTTGTTCAAAGTATTAAAACGAAGTCCCACTTTCCACAGCTCACAAAAAATTTGATGTTCGCCAATACGAAAGTTGACGTACGACTTGAAGACCTTTTGTTTCAAGGTGCCGTATTAAATGGTGACATGGAAAGTGCTAATAAGATGGCATTAGCACGTATTAAAAAATCCCGCACAACACCTTTGCATTTTGCTTACGCAATCTTAGATGCCCAAGTTCTTGCAGAAAAGAATCCATCGAATTATTCTTTCAGGGAAAGTCTGCTGTCTAAAGCCCGGGATACACTGAAAAGAAATGGGATCCCCGCTAATTAA
- a CDS encoding LysR family transcriptional regulator, with protein MELNLNHLKYFISAAKAGGLGASAKAHNVSQSAISQAIRKLEESLGCDLLIHSRNSFKLTKEGEYLVENSESIFKQIDFLKDQIQSLNSEVAGRVTLATSSTVAQFLLPSLLKDLKTRYPKIQLHVTIGDVAFIVGEVKSGRAELGIVIDDGHFAGLERKLLREGSFACITSAEIKASFKKPEFLVTRESPGVEELRQVYKKRFHSEPAIGVEVESWEAIVSMAQMGLGVGFIPEFILDYHSKVKVIPQLEELGKKIRYKMYVVHKGAHQLSRQADAFLEVLPEK; from the coding sequence ATGGAATTGAATTTAAACCATTTAAAATACTTTATATCAGCGGCAAAAGCTGGCGGCTTGGGCGCTTCAGCGAAAGCTCATAATGTCAGCCAGTCCGCAATTAGCCAGGCAATTCGCAAGCTTGAAGAGTCCTTGGGGTGCGATCTTCTCATCCACAGCCGCAATTCTTTCAAACTCACAAAAGAAGGCGAATACCTTGTAGAAAATTCAGAAAGCATTTTTAAGCAAATCGATTTTCTTAAAGATCAGATTCAAAGCCTCAATAGTGAAGTCGCGGGAAGAGTCACGCTTGCCACTTCTTCCACGGTGGCGCAATTTCTTCTGCCCTCCCTATTGAAGGATTTAAAAACACGTTACCCGAAGATTCAACTGCACGTGACGATCGGGGACGTCGCATTTATCGTAGGTGAAGTAAAAAGCGGTCGCGCGGAACTGGGTATCGTCATTGATGATGGTCACTTTGCGGGACTAGAAAGAAAGCTCCTGAGGGAAGGAAGTTTTGCCTGCATTACCAGTGCAGAAATCAAAGCGTCTTTTAAAAAGCCAGAGTTCCTGGTCACGCGCGAAAGCCCCGGTGTTGAAGAGTTACGCCAGGTTTACAAAAAGAGGTTCCACAGCGAGCCTGCCATTGGCGTAGAGGTCGAAAGCTGGGAAGCGATTGTTTCAATGGCACAAATGGGTTTAGGCGTAGGCTTTATCCCCGAGTTCATTTTGGATTATCATTCTAAGGTCAAAGTGATCCCGCAGCTTGAGGAGTTAGGCAAAAAGATTCGTTACAAAATGTACGTCGTTCATAAAGGAGCGCATCAGCTATCCCGTCAGGCTGACGCATTTTTGGAAGTCTTGCCCGAAAAATAA
- a CDS encoding ArsA family ATPase: MSLEIFKNTQVLICVGSGGVGKTTVAASLAVIAAKEGKKVLVLTIDPAKRLAQTLGIEGTKDITKVPNQNFKGEIYASVIDHKKTFDDFVARAAKKSEAVQKIYQNRLYQQLSTNLSGSQEFTALEKLYSVYESKQFDLIILDTPPTKHAIDFLQAPQKLSALFNEGVAKWFRDPEGKKSGFFGQLLQTGTRQVLKILETLTGSNFIRELGDFFLNIEQWQSQLLKRTVDVHRMLVSPTTHFCLVTAFDQAKLKEAEYFSKEIKKGGYHLTTVVLNRVFPYWLDLRSAQKDQNGHEELLRLYSQMRSYYNQKEVLYSKFESSIKKDARVFRIPDLVKDISDLKGLEELSALIVEGEKRA; encoded by the coding sequence ATGAGTCTAGAGATATTTAAAAACACCCAAGTGCTCATTTGTGTTGGCAGCGGGGGAGTGGGGAAAACTACCGTTGCGGCTTCATTGGCCGTGATTGCGGCAAAAGAAGGAAAGAAAGTCTTGGTTCTCACCATTGATCCGGCTAAGCGCCTGGCGCAAACTTTGGGTATCGAAGGAACCAAAGACATCACCAAAGTTCCCAACCAAAATTTCAAAGGCGAAATTTACGCCTCGGTCATAGATCATAAAAAGACATTTGATGATTTTGTGGCCAGAGCAGCTAAGAAAAGTGAAGCCGTTCAGAAAATTTATCAGAATCGTCTTTACCAACAGCTTTCAACAAACCTCAGCGGCTCTCAAGAATTCACGGCCCTTGAAAAACTTTATTCCGTCTATGAATCAAAACAATTTGATTTGATTATTTTGGATACGCCACCGACGAAACATGCGATTGATTTCCTGCAAGCGCCGCAAAAGTTGTCCGCTTTGTTCAACGAAGGTGTCGCGAAATGGTTCCGTGATCCTGAGGGAAAAAAGTCCGGCTTCTTTGGACAGCTTTTACAGACAGGAACACGCCAAGTTCTAAAAATTCTTGAAACACTGACGGGTTCTAACTTTATTCGTGAACTTGGAGATTTCTTCCTCAATATCGAACAATGGCAAAGTCAGCTTTTAAAAAGAACGGTCGATGTGCATCGTATGCTCGTTTCGCCGACAACTCATTTTTGTCTGGTGACGGCGTTTGACCAAGCGAAACTAAAAGAAGCGGAGTACTTCTCTAAAGAGATCAAAAAAGGCGGCTATCATCTGACGACGGTGGTTTTGAATCGTGTTTTTCCTTATTGGCTAGACCTCCGTTCGGCACAGAAAGATCAAAACGGGCATGAAGAACTCCTTCGCTTGTACTCACAAATGCGAAGCTACTACAATCAGAAGGAAGTCCTTTATTCAAAGTTTGAATCCAGCATAAAGAAAGACGCGCGGGTCTTTCGTATTCCTGATTTGGTAAAAGATATTTCTGACTTAAAAGGACTTGAAGAATTAAGTGCGTTGATCGTCGAAGGGGAAAAGAGAGCATGA
- a CDS encoding ArsA family ATPase: MKQEIHFVTGKGGVGKSVVAAALALKKSREGKKVLLVELGDQSFYKDFFDLPDIGFKPTEIKKNLSVALWTGEACLQEYARHLIKVESLAKLFFENAVMRAFINVAPGLPELAILGKVTSGPRQHGPPLPFDVLVVDAFATGHFIALLEAPKGMAQAVQFGPMGEQSRSIDACLRNSDLSKYHIVTLPEELPVKEATELLQRLKAEFSIEASLIVNKMVQTSISEAELKNTQNENSDLGKFAEYLEHQITHQKEMWNKAQAKAAAMKAVPLFFETDPWTLVEKVGDTL, from the coding sequence ATGAAGCAAGAGATTCACTTTGTGACCGGAAAAGGGGGCGTGGGAAAGTCGGTTGTCGCGGCGGCCCTGGCTCTCAAGAAAAGTCGAGAGGGAAAAAAGGTCCTTTTAGTCGAACTAGGGGATCAAAGTTTCTATAAAGACTTTTTTGATCTTCCGGACATTGGCTTTAAGCCTACTGAAATCAAAAAGAATCTATCCGTCGCCTTGTGGACCGGGGAAGCCTGTTTGCAGGAATACGCACGCCATCTGATCAAGGTGGAAAGTCTGGCAAAACTCTTTTTTGAAAACGCCGTTATGCGCGCGTTCATCAACGTGGCCCCGGGTCTTCCCGAACTTGCGATCCTAGGTAAAGTAACCAGTGGGCCTCGACAGCACGGACCTCCGTTGCCGTTTGATGTTCTTGTCGTTGATGCATTTGCAACGGGTCACTTTATTGCGCTTTTGGAGGCGCCGAAAGGCATGGCGCAAGCCGTGCAGTTTGGTCCGATGGGAGAGCAAAGTCGTAGTATCGATGCATGTCTTCGAAACTCAGATCTTTCTAAATACCATATTGTCACTTTGCCTGAAGAGCTTCCGGTCAAAGAAGCAACGGAACTTTTGCAAAGACTGAAGGCAGAGTTTTCAATTGAAGCAAGCCTGATTGTGAATAAGATGGTGCAAACCTCTATTTCCGAAGCAGAGCTCAAAAACACCCAGAACGAAAATTCCGATTTAGGAAAATTTGCCGAATACCTTGAGCATCAGATCACCCATCAAAAAGAAATGTGGAACAAAGCACAAGCCAAAGCCGCTGCGATGAAAGCAGTACCACTTTTTTTTGAAACCGATCCGTGGACCCTCGTAGAAAAAGTGGGGGACACCTTATGA
- a CDS encoding tetratricopeptide repeat protein has product MKKYLILLPFMLAGCATILGKRSATEDEQAVILAKRAAEEAELKNAERVLEKGRFKEAQILFKDFYGRHQQSSFYQAARLGEAEALDGMEEYQQAASLYRDVYLRTIQSQPQIAALALYKMSFTYEALGDDEKTIAALLDARKLSEHLPLEVAEAEIPARLAAIYGRQGREQETVDYLGQADKGIAKVLQEQRPQLQPGWLAKTYFQMGLVSTNQISEENFSEFAQGQRWIQVYLFKAMKQNDETWSLRAQEELQNVYRDLFTLVESSKNRDVQSRLGGDLLDLMDQAELYKPILGQKETTYEKNFFGYLAEVRKKLDNVLYGSGETMSLTEESQRLNSIKRAGRVKPDSLLPEEQKSPIPLPPKVVPEEDPNL; this is encoded by the coding sequence ATGAAAAAATATTTGATCCTTTTACCGTTCATGCTTGCGGGGTGTGCAACTATTTTAGGTAAACGCTCTGCCACCGAAGACGAACAAGCCGTCATCCTTGCCAAAAGAGCGGCTGAAGAAGCCGAACTTAAAAATGCGGAAAGAGTTCTTGAAAAAGGAAGATTCAAAGAGGCGCAGATTCTTTTTAAGGACTTCTATGGTCGTCACCAACAATCTTCTTTTTATCAAGCGGCACGCTTGGGTGAAGCAGAAGCATTGGACGGCATGGAAGAATATCAACAAGCGGCTTCTCTTTACCGCGACGTTTACTTGCGCACAATTCAAAGTCAGCCACAAATAGCTGCTTTAGCTTTGTACAAAATGTCTTTCACCTACGAAGCCTTGGGCGATGATGAAAAAACAATCGCGGCGCTGCTGGATGCAAGAAAGCTCAGCGAGCATTTACCTTTGGAAGTGGCCGAAGCTGAAATTCCCGCGCGCTTGGCAGCGATCTATGGTCGTCAGGGACGTGAACAAGAGACCGTGGATTATCTTGGACAGGCCGATAAGGGAATTGCGAAGGTACTTCAAGAACAGCGTCCGCAACTTCAACCAGGATGGTTGGCGAAAACTTATTTCCAGATGGGCCTTGTCTCGACAAACCAGATTTCTGAAGAAAACTTTTCGGAGTTCGCACAAGGTCAAAGATGGATTCAGGTGTATTTATTTAAGGCTATGAAGCAAAACGATGAAACTTGGTCGCTGCGTGCGCAAGAAGAGCTTCAAAACGTGTATCGCGATTTATTTACATTAGTAGAGTCCTCAAAAAATCGTGACGTACAAAGTCGCTTGGGTGGGGATCTTTTAGACTTGATGGATCAAGCGGAGCTTTATAAGCCTATTCTTGGCCAGAAAGAAACGACGTACGAGAAAAACTTTTTCGGCTATCTAGCTGAAGTTAGAAAGAAATTAGATAATGTTTTATACGGCAGTGGCGAAACGATGTCGCTCACTGAAGAATCACAACGATTGAACAGCATCAAACGAGCAGGGCGAGTCAAACCCGACTCTCTCTTGCCAGAGGAACAGAAGTCGCCTATACCTCTTCCTCCCAAAGTTGTTCCTGAAGAAGATCCTAATCTGTAG
- the tig gene encoding trigger factor: MKSNVEKVSNLSRKLSIEVPAAAVASAFNKIYSGIQRDVTIKGFRKGKAPLATIKSIYGDRVKQDVVQELVQKHYAMALSEHKLEPISYPEFEFADPTENKDFSFSANFDVRPEITLKKYEGLEVEKEKFELDNAKVDQVLENIRSSRATFETVTEGRAVKMGDIAVIDFEGFMGGAPLENGSGKNHHLELGAKQFIEGFEEGIVGMKAGETKTLSLKFPDPYHSADLAGKPVEFKVTLNEIKAKVLPELNDEFIKTLGGPSDLEALKKTIKEDLEQTEQKRIDDAFKNRLLKVLVKENPVEVPPSLLKEQKASLVEDFKKRMTEQGMGPNDFASYVDKWDSDFEKTAAEMIQSSFLVDTIAKKHDLFAKKEDLDAKFQEYAQQTNIEEARIREFYGRPEQASRLTYMITEEKVIDFLKKSVKVKEVPAGSLKEEGN; the protein is encoded by the coding sequence ATGAAATCGAATGTAGAAAAAGTCTCTAATCTTTCCCGCAAATTGAGCATCGAAGTTCCTGCGGCTGCCGTGGCATCAGCTTTCAATAAAATCTACTCTGGCATCCAAAGAGACGTAACAATCAAAGGGTTCCGCAAAGGTAAAGCGCCTTTGGCAACAATCAAAAGCATTTACGGTGACCGCGTAAAACAAGACGTTGTCCAAGAACTTGTTCAAAAACACTACGCGATGGCATTGAGCGAACACAAACTTGAGCCCATCAGCTATCCAGAATTTGAATTCGCTGATCCAACAGAGAACAAAGACTTCTCTTTCTCTGCAAACTTTGACGTGCGCCCTGAAATCACTTTGAAAAAGTACGAAGGTTTGGAAGTAGAAAAAGAAAAGTTCGAACTTGATAATGCAAAAGTAGATCAAGTTTTGGAAAACATCCGTTCTTCACGTGCTACTTTCGAGACAGTGACTGAAGGTCGCGCTGTTAAAATGGGTGATATCGCAGTTATCGATTTCGAAGGCTTCATGGGTGGCGCGCCACTTGAAAACGGTTCTGGCAAAAACCACCACCTTGAATTGGGCGCAAAACAATTCATCGAAGGTTTTGAAGAAGGCATCGTAGGAATGAAAGCGGGAGAGACTAAAACTCTTTCTTTGAAATTCCCAGATCCATACCACTCTGCAGACCTTGCAGGTAAACCGGTAGAATTCAAAGTTACTTTGAACGAAATCAAAGCAAAAGTATTGCCTGAGTTGAACGACGAGTTCATCAAAACTTTGGGCGGTCCCAGCGATCTAGAAGCTTTGAAAAAGACGATCAAAGAAGATCTTGAACAAACTGAACAAAAACGTATCGACGACGCTTTCAAAAACCGTCTGTTGAAAGTTTTGGTTAAAGAAAACCCAGTTGAAGTTCCTCCATCTTTGTTGAAAGAACAAAAAGCTTCTTTGGTTGAAGACTTCAAAAAACGCATGACTGAACAAGGCATGGGTCCGAATGATTTCGCTTCTTACGTTGATAAATGGGACAGTGATTTCGAAAAAACTGCGGCGGAAATGATTCAATCTTCTTTCTTAGTTGATACTATTGCGAAGAAACACGATTTGTTCGCGAAGAAAGAAGATCTTGATGCTAAATTTCAAGAGTATGCTCAACAAACGAACATCGAAGAAGCACGCATCCGTGAATTCTATGGTCGTCCAGAGCAAGCAAGCCGTTTGACTTACATGATCACAGAAGAAAAAGTGATCGATTTCTTGAAAAAATCAGTAAAGGTTAAAGAAGTACCGGCTGGTTCTTTGAAAGAAGAAGGCAACTAA